The Nitrospirota bacterium genome has a segment encoding these proteins:
- a CDS encoding methyltransferase domain-containing protein — protein MKEHHVCPWYLAYTFDNPLRNLVHKPERLLMPYVKAGMRVLDIGCGMGYFSIGMAKLVGGSGHVTSVDLQQKMLEVLMKRAKRNGVANRITPVRCKEDSLEVSEKVDFVLAFWMVHEIPDQSGLFRQVSSMLNPGAKMFIAEPKMHVKERDFEASIETAEEHGFSLVETPRVFLSQSAVLVLNK, from the coding sequence TTGAAAGAACATCACGTATGTCCGTGGTATTTGGCTTATACGTTTGACAATCCGCTTAGAAATCTGGTGCATAAGCCGGAAAGACTCTTGATGCCGTACGTGAAAGCCGGCATGAGAGTGTTGGACATTGGTTGCGGCATGGGGTATTTCTCAATTGGTATGGCAAAACTTGTCGGAGGCAGCGGACACGTCACATCGGTTGATCTTCAGCAGAAAATGCTTGAAGTGCTAATGAAAAGGGCAAAACGCAACGGAGTCGCTAACCGTATAACACCGGTGAGATGCAAGGAGGACAGTCTTGAGGTTAGTGAAAAGGTGGATTTTGTACTTGCCTTTTGGATGGTTCATGAAATCCCTGATCAAAGCGGGTTATTCAGGCAAGTCAGCTCTATGTTAAATCCCGGAGCTAAAATGTTTATAGCTGAACCTAAAATGCACGTTAAAGAGCGAGATTTTGAAGCGTCAATTGAAACGGCCGAAGAACACGGGTTTTCTTTGGTGGAAACTCCAAGAGTATTTTTGAGCCAAAGTGCAGTGCTCGTGTTAAATAAATAG
- the ilvD gene encoding dihydroxy-acid dehydratase yields the protein MRSDQIKKGLERVPHRSLLYATGIPRSEMDKPFIGVATSFTDIIPGHTGMRDMERFIEKGVHTGGSYPFFFGVPGICDGIAMGHRGMHYSLPSRELIADMVEAIANAHQLDGLVLLTNCDKITPGMIMAAARINIPSIVVTAGPMHSGYLKGKRLSMVNDTFEAVGKYKRGLLNDSDLQSLEMCACPGTGSCQGMYTANTMACVTEALGMSLPFSATALAISAEKRRIAFESGARITELVKKNITPRKIMTMKAFENAIRVDTALGGSTNTVLHIPAIAYEAGVKLPLEIFNAISKTTPHIANMLPGGTNYLEDLHYAGGIPAVFKRLSHLIHDLPTVSGKRISDIIRTASIEDEEVIRPVEKAHHKEGGIAILKGNLAPGGAVVKQSAIIENMMVFEGTARVYDSEESAMCSIMNGEITPGDVVVIRYEGPKGGPGMREMLSSTATIAGMGLSESVALITDGRFSGGTRGPCIGHISPEAMEGGTIAIVENGDKIKINIPERSIELLVDTAEIKQRLKKWKAPEPKITTGYLVRYAQMVTSAGTGAVMEGVKHKRK from the coding sequence GTGAGAAGCGATCAGATAAAAAAGGGGCTTGAGCGAGTGCCTCACAGGAGCCTTTTATACGCTACAGGAATACCGCGCTCAGAGATGGATAAGCCGTTCATTGGAGTAGCTACGAGTTTTACAGACATAATACCCGGACATACCGGCATGAGAGACATGGAGCGTTTTATAGAAAAGGGTGTACACACAGGTGGCAGTTATCCGTTTTTCTTTGGAGTTCCGGGAATATGTGACGGGATAGCGATGGGACACAGAGGGATGCACTACTCGCTGCCATCGCGGGAACTGATAGCGGATATGGTAGAGGCTATTGCTAACGCTCATCAACTGGACGGTCTTGTGCTTTTAACCAACTGTGATAAGATAACTCCTGGAATGATTATGGCAGCAGCCCGGATTAATATTCCATCCATAGTGGTAACAGCAGGCCCTATGCACTCCGGTTACCTTAAAGGCAAACGCCTGTCAATGGTTAATGACACTTTTGAAGCCGTTGGAAAATATAAAAGAGGATTGTTAAACGATTCAGACTTACAATCGCTTGAGATGTGTGCCTGTCCGGGCACAGGCTCCTGCCAGGGCATGTACACGGCTAATACGATGGCCTGTGTGACAGAGGCTCTGGGGATGAGTTTACCCTTTTCGGCCACAGCATTAGCCATATCGGCAGAGAAACGGCGTATCGCATTTGAAAGCGGCGCCCGCATAACCGAACTTGTTAAGAAAAACATTACCCCCAGAAAGATAATGACTATGAAGGCTTTTGAAAACGCCATCAGAGTGGACACTGCTTTAGGCGGTTCAACTAACACGGTGCTTCACATACCGGCCATTGCTTACGAAGCCGGTGTAAAGCTCCCGCTTGAGATTTTTAACGCAATAAGCAAGACAACCCCGCACATAGCTAATATGCTCCCCGGCGGAACCAACTACCTTGAGGATCTTCACTACGCAGGAGGAATACCGGCGGTGTTTAAGCGCCTTAGCCACCTGATACACGATCTTCCGACAGTCTCCGGTAAACGCATAAGCGATATAATCCGTACGGCCTCGATCGAGGATGAGGAGGTTATAAGGCCAGTTGAAAAAGCCCATCACAAAGAGGGCGGAATAGCGATTTTAAAAGGCAACCTTGCTCCAGGCGGCGCAGTTGTGAAGCAATCGGCAATCATCGAAAATATGATGGTTTTTGAGGGCACAGCTCGAGTGTATGACTCTGAGGAGTCTGCAATGTGCTCCATTATGAATGGGGAAATCACACCCGGTGATGTTGTGGTGATTCGGTATGAAGGCCCAAAAGGAGGCCCTGGGATGCGTGAGATGCTCTCCTCAACCGCAACAATAGCCGGCATGGGACTAAGTGAATCCGTAGCGCTTATAACAGACGGGAGATTTTCCGGCGGCACACGCGGCCCCTGTATTGGCCACATTTCGCCTGAGGCCATGGAGGGAGGCACTATTGCAATTGTGGAAAACGGCGATAAAATAAAAATTAATATTCCGGAGCGCAGTATAGAACTCCTTGTTGATACAGCTGAGATAAAGCAGAGACTGAAAAAATGGAAAGCACCAGAGCCTAAAATCACAACCGGCTACCTGGTCAGATACGCCCAGATGGTAACATCAGCCGGCACTGGAGCCGTTATGGAGGGCGTTAAACACAAGCGGAAATAA
- a CDS encoding YdcH family protein, translating to MTEQEIVDKLRTGNEVFKKIEDEHRTLDKQIYEYDSKVYLTLDEDMHRKMLQKEKLQRKDKLAEMIREFKKFAN from the coding sequence ATGACTGAGCAGGAGATAGTAGATAAGCTAAGGACAGGTAATGAGGTGTTCAAAAAAATCGAGGATGAACACAGGACATTGGACAAACAGATTTATGAATACGACTCAAAGGTCTATCTTACTCTGGATGAGGACATGCACAGGAAGATGCTGCAAAAGGAAAAGCTACAGAGAAAGGACAAATTAGCAGAAATGATTCGGGAGTTCAAAAAGTTTGCAAATTAG
- the hemG gene encoding protoporphyrinogen oxidase, with product MDVLIAGGGISGLSLAYLLLRSRPELDVAVYESETKTGGKIWTEKHDGYTLEGGVNGFLDNRPNTLELADMLNLQPLSSSDKARKRYIYKDGKLRQVMESPLGFMTSDLLSLSGKLRLLYEAVAPRNCQDDETLRDFAVRRLGREAFETLIEPMASGIYAGDASKLSLKSCFPKINNLEQTYGGLIRGMVRMKWDARKSKREVSAGPGGKLTSFEGGMGSLIAALKENLGQRVKTSTKVVSIDKAESGYVVTLDNGETVTAGRVVLSTPAYASAEILRDFDASMTRELAQIPYPSVAVVCMGFKVESFTQVFDGFGFLVPSVANKRILGTLCDSCIFPGRAPEGFILLRTMIGGARASESANKSDAELTTLVMEEISSVMGIQGEPELARIYRHQRAIPQYNVGHATILERLQQLQRKHSGLYLHGNSYKGIGVNDCIESSFKLSGEILNSM from the coding sequence ATGGATGTATTGATAGCGGGTGGTGGAATTTCGGGGTTGAGTCTTGCTTATTTGTTGCTAAGGAGCAGACCGGAGCTTGACGTTGCCGTTTATGAGTCAGAGACAAAAACAGGCGGTAAAATTTGGACTGAAAAACATGATGGCTACACGTTAGAGGGAGGGGTTAACGGCTTTTTGGATAACAGGCCTAATACCCTTGAGCTTGCCGATATGCTAAACCTCCAGCCGCTAAGCAGCAGCGACAAAGCCAGAAAACGTTACATCTATAAAGACGGCAAGCTGCGGCAAGTGATGGAATCTCCGCTTGGATTTATGACCTCTGATTTATTAAGCCTCTCAGGTAAACTCCGGCTGCTTTATGAGGCCGTTGCTCCACGTAACTGCCAGGACGATGAGACTCTGCGGGATTTCGCCGTCAGACGTCTGGGACGAGAAGCGTTTGAGACACTCATTGAGCCTATGGCCTCAGGCATTTATGCCGGTGATGCCTCTAAACTATCTCTGAAATCGTGTTTTCCTAAAATCAATAACCTTGAGCAAACATACGGCGGGCTCATACGCGGCATGGTCAGGATGAAGTGGGATGCAAGGAAAAGCAAGCGTGAGGTCTCAGCAGGTCCGGGCGGTAAATTAACATCATTTGAAGGCGGTATGGGCTCTCTTATCGCCGCACTTAAAGAAAACCTTGGCCAGAGGGTTAAAACCAGCACCAAAGTTGTCTCAATAGACAAAGCAGAAAGCGGCTACGTGGTTACGCTTGACAACGGCGAGACAGTAACAGCCGGCAGAGTTGTTTTATCAACTCCGGCATATGCTTCTGCTGAGATACTCAGAGATTTTGATGCCTCTATGACACGCGAACTTGCTCAAATACCGTATCCCAGCGTGGCCGTAGTGTGTATGGGATTTAAGGTGGAGAGTTTCACGCAAGTATTTGACGGATTTGGTTTTTTGGTCCCATCGGTAGCAAACAAGAGGATATTGGGCACGTTGTGTGACTCGTGTATATTTCCAGGCAGAGCGCCTGAGGGTTTTATTTTGCTACGTACCATGATAGGGGGCGCAAGGGCATCTGAGTCAGCCAATAAGAGTGACGCAGAGTTAACGACTCTGGTAATGGAGGAAATTTCCAGCGTAATGGGTATTCAGGGAGAGCCTGAGTTGGCAAGAATATACCGGCACCAGCGCGCCATTCCCCAGTACAATGTAGGACACGCAACAATTTTAGAGCGGCTTCAACAATTGCAGCGAAAGCATTCGGGGCTTTACTTGCACGGTAATTCGTACAAAGGAATAGGGGTAAACGACTGCATAGAAAGCTCCTTTAAGTTATCAGGCGAAATACTGAATTCCATGTAA
- a CDS encoding glycogen/starch/alpha-glucan phosphorylase: MAEKNLKNDKLNILSECTISTEVDAIMASFLYHLKYTLGKDEYTATKRDCYKCIAFVARDHLIDKWLKTQQTYYEKDAKRVYYLSLEFLVGRSLGNTLVNLDIEEAVGEALSNIGYDIEEIKTYEWDPGLGNGGLGRLAACFMDSLASLEIPSYGYGIRYEYGIFFQRIRNGYQLETPDNWLRYGNPWEIERPEYLYVVKFYGNVKNYIDGAGKLHHEWVNTQDVVSVAYDTPIPGYKNNTVLNMRLWSAKSTREFELGYFQHGDYESAVGDKVQTETISKVLYPNDNIFEGKELRLKQEYFFVSATLQDIIRRYKKNHPDRADFNNFSDKVAIQLNDTHPAIAIAELMRILIDEECLGWDTAWNITTSTFCYTNHTIMPEALERWTVSLFEKVLPRHLEIIYEINSRFLNLVREHFRGDVNKLRTMSLIGEGGEKRIRMANLAIVGSHSVNGVSALHTEILKESLFNDFYALWPKKFNNKTNGITQRRWLRLCNPALSALITESIGDKWVRDLTELKKLIPLAEDSAFLEKWREVKWSNKLSLAKCFEAHNRISVNVDSLFDCQFKRIHEYKRQLLNVIHAVTLYNALKENPGMDMVPRSVIFAGKAAPGYFMAKLIIKLINSVAQKINFDPDVRDKLRVIFVENYSVSIAETLLPAADLSEQISTAGTEASGTGNMKFALNGALTIGTLDGANIEIQKEVGKENFFAFGLTDKQAEALKAGGYNPHAYYENNPVLKKALDMIDSGFFSPEDPDLFKPIVDSLLKHGDNFLLLADFASYEKTQQQVSDVYKNQALWSKRSVLNVANTGFFSSDRTIMEYVKDIWGTKAIHIEI, translated from the coding sequence ATGGCAGAAAAAAACTTAAAAAACGACAAATTAAACATACTCAGTGAATGTACAATAAGCACCGAGGTGGATGCTATAATGGCGTCCTTTTTGTACCACTTAAAATACACACTGGGAAAAGACGAGTATACAGCCACTAAACGGGACTGCTATAAGTGCATAGCCTTTGTTGCAAGAGACCATCTGATAGATAAGTGGCTGAAAACTCAGCAAACATACTACGAAAAAGACGCAAAGAGAGTGTATTATCTCTCATTAGAATTTCTTGTTGGGCGCTCTTTGGGTAATACTCTGGTTAATCTGGATATAGAGGAGGCAGTAGGTGAGGCGTTGTCCAACATAGGTTATGACATTGAGGAAATAAAAACCTATGAGTGGGATCCGGGACTAGGTAACGGAGGATTGGGGAGGCTTGCAGCATGTTTTATGGATTCGCTCGCCTCGCTTGAAATCCCGTCCTACGGTTACGGGATTCGTTATGAGTACGGGATTTTCTTCCAACGGATAAGAAACGGTTATCAGTTAGAAACTCCGGACAATTGGCTAAGATACGGTAATCCGTGGGAGATAGAGCGGCCAGAGTACTTATATGTTGTTAAGTTTTATGGCAATGTGAAAAACTATATCGATGGAGCAGGCAAATTACACCACGAGTGGGTAAACACTCAGGATGTTGTCTCAGTAGCGTATGACACTCCTATCCCCGGGTACAAAAACAACACGGTGTTAAATATGCGGCTTTGGTCAGCTAAATCCACACGTGAATTTGAGCTTGGGTATTTTCAGCATGGTGATTATGAAAGCGCAGTGGGCGATAAGGTTCAGACTGAGACAATCTCAAAGGTGCTTTATCCAAATGACAACATATTTGAAGGCAAGGAGCTGCGCCTTAAGCAGGAGTATTTCTTTGTTTCGGCAACACTGCAAGACATCATAAGAAGGTATAAGAAAAACCATCCTGACCGTGCGGATTTTAATAATTTTTCCGATAAGGTGGCAATTCAGTTAAATGACACACATCCTGCTATAGCAATAGCAGAGTTGATGCGGATTCTTATAGATGAGGAATGTCTTGGCTGGGATACTGCATGGAATATAACGACATCAACATTTTGTTATACAAACCACACAATAATGCCTGAGGCGCTTGAGCGCTGGACGGTGTCTCTTTTTGAAAAAGTGCTGCCGCGGCATCTTGAAATAATTTATGAGATAAACTCTCGTTTTCTGAATTTGGTGAGAGAGCATTTTCGAGGCGATGTCAATAAGTTAAGAACCATGTCGTTGATAGGCGAGGGTGGTGAAAAGCGCATAAGAATGGCAAATCTGGCCATAGTAGGAAGTCACTCGGTAAATGGAGTGAGCGCTCTTCATACGGAGATATTAAAGGAATCATTGTTTAATGATTTCTATGCTTTGTGGCCAAAGAAGTTTAATAACAAAACAAACGGCATAACCCAAAGGAGATGGCTGAGACTGTGTAATCCGGCTCTCTCTGCCCTTATCACTGAAAGTATCGGGGATAAGTGGGTGCGCGACCTGACAGAGCTTAAAAAACTCATACCGCTTGCTGAGGATTCTGCTTTTTTGGAAAAATGGCGTGAGGTTAAGTGGTCAAACAAGTTGTCTCTGGCAAAGTGTTTCGAGGCCCACAACCGAATCAGCGTTAATGTTGATTCCTTGTTTGACTGTCAGTTTAAGCGGATACATGAGTATAAACGCCAGTTGCTTAATGTTATTCATGCTGTGACACTCTATAACGCTCTGAAGGAAAATCCAGGAATGGATATGGTTCCGCGCAGTGTTATATTTGCTGGAAAAGCGGCGCCGGGCTATTTTATGGCAAAGCTAATAATTAAACTAATAAATTCCGTAGCACAGAAGATAAACTTTGACCCCGACGTTAGAGACAAGCTAAGGGTGATTTTTGTCGAGAACTATTCGGTTTCGATTGCCGAGACACTTCTTCCGGCAGCCGATCTATCCGAGCAGATTTCCACAGCAGGCACAGAGGCCTCAGGGACCGGCAACATGAAATTTGCACTTAACGGCGCACTGACAATCGGCACACTGGATGGAGCAAATATAGAAATTCAAAAAGAAGTCGGAAAGGAAAATTTCTTTGCGTTTGGTTTAACAGACAAACAGGCTGAAGCACTGAAAGCCGGCGGCTACAATCCACATGCCTACTATGAAAACAACCCTGTGCTTAAAAAAGCTCTTGATATGATAGATTCAGGGTTTTTCTCACCGGAGGATCCTGATCTTTTTAAACCCATCGTGGATTCACTTCTTAAACACGGCGACAATTTTTTACTACTTGCCGATTTTGCCTCTTATGAAAAAACTCAACAACAGGTGTCAGACGTGTATAAAAATCAGGCTCTTTGGAGCAAACGTTCCGTACTAAATGTTGCCAACACAGGGTTTTTCTCAAGTGACAGGACAATTATGGAATACGTAAAAGATATATGGGGCACAAAAGCCATCCATATTGAAATCTGA